The following are from one region of the Polaribacter marinaquae genome:
- a CDS encoding PorP/SprF family type IX secretion system membrane protein — protein sequence MKKIVTLVIILISGLSYSQQDAQFSNYMYNTLSFNPAYAGSRGTTSIYLSQRSQWIGLDGAPTTNALSYHSPLGSSNLGIGLSFLNDAIGPVEENLVSLDMSYTIQTSYDYKLAFGLRASAHMLNVDFNQLNIFNPGDVLAQNNINNRISPNFGFGVFWYSDKSYLGFSIPNLLQTKHINKNLGASVSSISKERLHYHFTAGYVFDLSQDVLFKPALLTKFVSGSPLQLDVSGNFQIYDKFTIGGSYRIDAAVSLLAGFQLSRNWFLGYGYDFDTNNLSTFNSGSHEVFLRYEVFRNSNIKAPRFF from the coding sequence ATGAAAAAAATAGTCACACTTGTTATTATACTTATAAGCGGATTGAGTTACTCTCAGCAAGATGCTCAGTTTAGTAACTATATGTATAACACGCTGAGTTTTAATCCGGCGTATGCTGGTTCCCGTGGTACGACAAGTATTTATTTATCACAACGTTCTCAGTGGATTGGTTTGGATGGAGCACCGACAACGAATGCTCTTTCGTATCATTCCCCTTTAGGTTCTTCTAATTTAGGTATTGGGTTGAGTTTTTTAAATGATGCGATAGGGCCTGTTGAAGAGAATTTAGTTTCTTTAGATATGAGTTATACGATCCAAACGTCATATGATTATAAATTAGCCTTTGGATTACGAGCGAGTGCTCATATGCTGAATGTAGATTTCAACCAGTTAAATATATTTAACCCAGGGGATGTATTGGCGCAGAATAACATTAATAATCGTATTTCTCCGAACTTTGGTTTTGGAGTGTTTTGGTATTCAGATAAGAGTTATTTAGGATTTTCAATTCCTAATTTATTACAGACCAAACATATTAATAAAAACTTAGGAGCATCTGTAAGTTCGATATCTAAGGAGCGTTTGCATTATCATTTTACAGCGGGTTATGTATTTGATTTAAGTCAAGATGTATTATTTAAGCCTGCATTGTTGACAAAGTTTGTTTCGGGTTCTCCGTTACAATTGGATGTATCGGGAAATTTTCAGATATATGATAAGTTTACTATAGGAGGGTCATATCGTATAGATGCAGCTGTGAGTTTATTAGCTGGCTTTCAGTTAAGCAGGAATTGGTTTTTAGGTTATGGTTATGATTTTGACACAAATAATCTATCTACGTTTAATTCAGGTTCACACGAGGTTTTCCTACGTTATGAAGTATTTAGGAATAGCAATATAAAAGCACCGCGATTCTTTTAA
- a CDS encoding OmpA family protein, producing MKLHFNYITLCLLLVSGFIYGQQEREVRANSKYNSMSYTEAIALYKGLVADGYGSPELFENLGNSYYLQSNYALARASYDSLFKRTRDVSKSTYYRYINVLRSEKEDKKADKLYATLLKKYPQEKIEDKLKNRIFLSPEVLVVSSVTLKNSKINSPYSDYKVSYLGEDKIVYSSSKETKSFLSTKSIWNNEAYTNLYESRFDGDSLIGEVSKLKGRINRFYNESSAVFTKDGKTMYFTRNNHLANQVKTDSLENVLLKIYKARYNGKRWVDIEELPFNSNQYNCAHPALSPDEDYLYFSSDMPGTKGESDLYRVSISDNTYGTPENLGAQINTLGRDTFPFITSENVLIFSSDYRKGQGGLDLYYTDLKSTNKRVYTFSAPINSTSDDFGLVYKVSEGTGFISSNRKEDNVGSDDIYELSGLTIPKLENLTVMIKSKKGSDVIGNTSVTLSNENNSILGTIVAINNELSLKDLDPSKTYRLEVNNENYQPYASSLQFKGTNTTTIYLTEKAVPPAAVDLQDLLKLENIYFDFDKHAIRSDAAIELAKIVEILNRYPVINLEILGHTDLRGPALYNERLSLQRATSVKQWLVDRGISSDRITTIGYGEKQPINDCERNKCTKEQHGQNRRTEFLIKQ from the coding sequence ATGAAATTACATTTTAATTATATTACACTTTGCTTACTATTAGTAAGTGGATTTATATATGGTCAACAAGAAAGAGAAGTAAGAGCTAATTCAAAGTACAATAGCATGTCTTACACTGAGGCTATAGCTCTTTATAAAGGTTTGGTAGCAGATGGTTATGGTTCACCGGAGTTATTTGAGAATTTAGGGAATTCATATTATTTACAATCTAATTATGCGTTAGCTAGAGCAAGTTACGATTCATTATTTAAAAGAACTAGGGATGTTTCTAAGAGCACCTATTATAGATATATCAATGTGTTGCGAAGTGAGAAAGAAGATAAGAAGGCAGATAAGTTGTACGCTACATTATTAAAGAAATACCCACAGGAGAAGATAGAAGATAAGCTTAAGAATCGTATTTTTTTAAGTCCAGAAGTACTTGTTGTTTCTTCGGTTACTCTAAAAAACTCAAAGATTAATTCTCCATATTCAGATTACAAGGTTTCATATCTAGGAGAAGATAAGATTGTTTATTCAAGTAGCAAGGAGACAAAGAGTTTTTTATCTACCAAATCTATTTGGAATAATGAGGCTTATACGAACCTATACGAAAGTCGTTTTGATGGAGATAGCCTTATAGGTGAAGTTTCCAAATTAAAAGGTCGCATCAATAGATTTTACAATGAATCTTCAGCCGTTTTCACAAAAGATGGTAAAACGATGTATTTTACTAGAAACAATCATTTAGCAAATCAAGTAAAGACAGATTCTTTAGAAAATGTTTTACTAAAAATATACAAAGCAAGGTATAATGGGAAGCGTTGGGTAGATATAGAAGAGTTACCATTTAATAGCAACCAATACAACTGTGCACATCCGGCCTTGAGTCCTGATGAGGATTATTTATATTTTTCATCAGACATGCCTGGAACGAAAGGAGAATCTGATTTGTATAGAGTATCTATAAGTGATAACACCTATGGTACGCCAGAGAATTTAGGAGCTCAAATAAATACGTTAGGTAGAGATACTTTTCCATTTATCACCTCAGAGAATGTTTTGATTTTTTCTTCGGATTATAGAAAAGGTCAGGGAGGATTAGATTTGTATTATACAGATTTAAAAAGTACGAATAAAAGAGTCTATACTTTTAGCGCCCCTATCAATTCTACTTCTGATGATTTTGGCTTGGTTTATAAAGTCTCAGAAGGTACAGGTTTTATCTCTTCGAACCGTAAAGAAGACAATGTAGGTTCAGATGATATTTATGAGTTATCAGGATTAACGATTCCAAAATTGGAAAATTTGACAGTAATGATCAAATCGAAGAAAGGGAGTGATGTAATAGGAAATACATCGGTTACCTTATCAAATGAAAATAACAGTATTTTAGGCACTATAGTTGCAATCAACAATGAATTATCTTTAAAGGATTTAGATCCATCAAAGACCTACAGATTGGAGGTAAACAATGAGAATTATCAACCATATGCTTCCTCACTACAATTTAAAGGCACCAATACAACTACTATTTATCTTACAGAGAAAGCGGTACCACCAGCAGCAGTAGACTTGCAAGATCTCTTAAAGTTAGAGAATATTTACTTTGATTTTGACAAGCATGCAATTAGAAGCGATGCTGCAATTGAGTTAGCTAAGATTGTAGAGATATTAAACAGATATCCAGTAATAAACTTAGAGATCTTAGGTCATACGGATCTTCGTGGACCGGCATTGTATAATGAGAGATTATCTCTTCAAAGAGCAACATCTGTAAAACAATGGTTGGTAGATAGAGGGATCTCATCAGATCGAATAACCACCATTGGTTATGGAGAGAAACAGCCTATCAATGATTGCGAAAGAAATAAATGTACAAAAGAACAACACGGTCAAAACCGTAGAACGGAGTTTTTAATCAAACAATAA
- a CDS encoding helix-turn-helix domain-containing protein gives MSRSETAKLLHVTEVTLNNWEKKNILVPSRMGRRVLYKEAEVLERLDHAA, from the coding sequence TTGAGTAGAAGTGAAACTGCAAAATTACTTCATGTAACAGAGGTAACTCTTAATAATTGGGAAAAGAAAAATATACTTGTTCCGAGTAGAATGGGTAGACGTGTCTTATATAAAGAGGCTGAAGTTTTGGAGAGATTGGACCATGCTGCTTAA
- a CDS encoding type III pantothenate kinase, with amino-acid sequence MNLTIDVGNTRVKSAVFEGDKLINLYVFDKRKIISEIRKILKEHSISQAIISNVASISEKKMLQLHKLVDLEVVSSATKVPFKNLYKTPHTLGVDRIALVAGAVQQFPNKNVLVIDAGTCITFDFVNSEAEYLGGAISLGIKMRYKALNKFTANLPLLETLELENLIGKNTKESIISGVLNGVVKELQGIIDSYEQKFANLTIVLTGGDTNFLSKQFKSSIFANQNFLLQGLNEILKFKEHK; translated from the coding sequence ATGAATCTAACAATTGATGTAGGAAATACAAGGGTTAAGTCTGCTGTTTTTGAGGGAGATAAATTAATAAATCTTTATGTTTTTGATAAAAGAAAAATTATTTCAGAAATTAGAAAAATTTTAAAAGAACATTCAATTTCGCAGGCAATCATTTCAAATGTTGCTTCTATTTCAGAAAAAAAGATGTTGCAGCTTCATAAATTAGTAGATTTAGAAGTGGTTTCATCAGCAACAAAAGTTCCTTTTAAGAATTTGTACAAAACGCCACATACTTTAGGTGTAGATAGAATTGCACTAGTTGCAGGTGCAGTTCAACAATTTCCGAATAAAAATGTTTTAGTAATAGATGCGGGTACATGTATTACTTTTGATTTTGTGAATTCTGAAGCAGAGTATCTGGGTGGAGCAATTTCTTTGGGAATAAAAATGCGTTACAAAGCATTAAACAAGTTTACTGCAAATTTACCTTTATTAGAAACATTAGAATTAGAAAATCTTATTGGTAAAAATACAAAAGAAAGTATAATTTCTGGTGTTTTAAATGGTGTAGTGAAAGAGTTACAAGGAATAATTGATAGCTATGAGCAAAAATTTGCAAATTTAACAATAGTTTTAACGGGAGGAGACACAAATTTCTTGTCAAAACAATTTAAAAGTAGCATATTTGCCAATCAAAATTTTCTCCTACAAGGATTAAATGAAATATTGAAATTTAAGGAACACAAATGA
- a CDS encoding tetratricopeptide repeat protein → MKKITFLLAAMLFITTVKTNAQVSKTDCEIKYNLFSGDYKSKKYDDAYTNWIFLLDNCKDLSVNIYKLGSNLAEDVRKDPVLAKRVYEQRLEVFPNSNPAKVHSDYASYLYKNKLADDNTIFSILEKAYKIDPTKMGVKNLYLYFQGVTDRNKDANPQLVFDTYDNVLENVNIKLEGYAKKLVELRKDSVNLDKRGLGRLRAYKINSKALGTVEGGLDNIISEIATCERLIPLYQRDFEANKTDAVWLKRAVSRMFNKGCQTDPLFEKLVRAYAEASPSPEAYSFLANVLEDNGDSAGANDMREKSFSLETDPLKKAKYKLKFAQAARDRGQLSKARSLAREAIKFNPNFGRAYLFIATLYQSSVNNCGENLFEKRMVYVAALNMARKASSVDPSISSRARKYISIYRQNVPSQKDIFNATATPGGKFTIKCWIGETVRIPNK, encoded by the coding sequence ATGAAGAAAATTACGTTTTTATTAGCTGCAATGTTATTTATAACTACAGTAAAAACAAATGCACAGGTATCAAAAACAGATTGTGAAATTAAATACAATCTTTTTAGCGGAGACTATAAGTCTAAAAAATACGATGATGCTTATACAAATTGGATATTTTTATTAGATAATTGTAAAGATTTATCTGTAAATATCTATAAATTAGGTTCAAACTTAGCAGAAGATGTTAGAAAAGATCCTGTTTTAGCAAAAAGAGTATACGAACAAAGGTTAGAAGTTTTTCCTAACTCTAATCCAGCAAAAGTACATAGTGATTATGCATCTTATTTATACAAAAATAAGTTAGCAGATGATAACACTATATTCTCAATATTAGAAAAAGCATACAAGATTGATCCTACTAAAATGGGAGTTAAAAATTTATATCTTTATTTTCAAGGTGTAACAGATAGAAATAAAGATGCTAACCCTCAATTAGTATTTGATACTTATGATAATGTATTAGAAAATGTAAATATTAAATTAGAGGGATACGCTAAGAAATTAGTTGAATTAAGAAAGGATTCTGTTAATTTAGATAAAAGAGGTTTAGGAAGATTAAGAGCGTACAAAATAAATTCTAAGGCTTTAGGTACTGTTGAAGGTGGATTGGATAATATTATTTCTGAAATAGCTACTTGTGAACGTTTAATCCCTTTATATCAAAGAGATTTTGAAGCAAATAAAACAGATGCAGTTTGGTTAAAAAGAGCGGTTTCTAGAATGTTTAATAAAGGATGCCAAACTGATCCACTATTCGAAAAGTTAGTTAGAGCTTACGCAGAAGCATCTCCTTCACCAGAAGCATATTCTTTCTTAGCTAACGTTTTAGAAGATAATGGCGATTCTGCAGGAGCAAATGATATGAGAGAAAAATCTTTTAGCTTAGAAACAGATCCATTAAAGAAAGCAAAGTATAAATTAAAGTTTGCACAAGCAGCAAGAGATAGAGGTCAATTAAGTAAAGCTAGAAGTTTAGCTAGAGAGGCAATTAAATTTAATCCTAACTTTGGTAGAGCATATTTATTTATCGCAACTTTATACCAATCTAGTGTAAATAATTGTGGAGAAAACTTATTCGAAAAAAGAATGGTTTATGTAGCAGCATTAAATATGGCTAGAAAAGCATCTTCTGTAGATCCAAGTATATCTTCTAGAGCTAGAAAGTATATCAGCATTTATAGACAAAATGTACCAAGTCAAAAAGATATTTTTAACGCAACTGCAACTCCAGGAGGAAAGTTTACAATTAAATGTTGGATTGGAGAAACTGTAAGAATACCTAATAAATAG
- the lptC gene encoding LPS export ABC transporter periplasmic protein LptC → MKNYIQILFKSITVICFTVMLFSCSNSTEEVRIFLEEKNLPIGKAKDAFHVYKDSGRITSKLITPLLLDFSNRQNHPYNEFPKGIKIINFENKGKDSVTIIGDYALSYAKTEVSEIKGNVVVLNHTEQSRLETEQLFWDQKTGYFVSEKPFTMFKEKDTITGVGFECKEDLSKYIAKTTIGKIDTKEE, encoded by the coding sequence TTGAAAAACTACATACAAATATTATTTAAAAGCATTACTGTAATTTGTTTTACAGTAATGCTTTTTTCATGCTCTAATTCTACAGAAGAAGTTCGTATTTTTTTAGAAGAAAAAAACTTGCCAATTGGTAAGGCAAAAGATGCTTTTCATGTTTACAAAGACTCTGGTAGAATAACATCTAAATTAATTACGCCTTTATTGTTAGATTTTAGCAATCGTCAAAATCATCCTTATAATGAGTTTCCTAAAGGGATAAAAATTATTAACTTTGAAAACAAAGGAAAAGATTCTGTTACAATTATAGGTGATTATGCATTATCTTACGCTAAAACAGAAGTTTCGGAAATTAAAGGAAATGTTGTTGTGTTAAATCATACAGAACAATCTAGATTAGAAACAGAACAATTATTTTGGGATCAGAAAACAGGTTATTTTGTTTCAGAAAAGCCTTTTACAATGTTTAAAGAAAAAGATACCATTACAGGTGTTGGTTTCGAGTGTAAAGAAGATTTAAGTAAATATATAGCCAAAACAACTATCGGTAAAATCGATACTAAAGAAGAATAA
- a CDS encoding hemolysin family protein yields MEVELIIILLSIILSAFFSGMEIAFVSANKLHIELEKKREGFIPQILNKITQKSSKFITTMLVGNNISLVIYSYYMGRFLVRILPLDGYNDFSILLIQTIISTIIILITAEFLPKAIFRIYANEVLKIFALPAYFFYVLFHFFSEFITLISDFFLKVFFKTDADEQQVEFSKEELGNYITEQLETGTDEELDSEIQIFQNALEFHNVKAREVMVPRTEIIAVEIHEKVSVLKKIFIETGLSKVLVYKTSMDDVIGYVNAFELFKKPRTIKSILLPVEIVPESMMINDILNILMKKRKSIAVVVDEYGGTSGMITVEDIVEELFGEIEDEHDSQVFLEEKINDSTFNFSARLEVDYLNEEYDLSIPKSEAYETLGGFIIEHTESIPEENEVVDIEGFEIRILNISGAKIDDVCLKIIDTED; encoded by the coding sequence ATGGAAGTAGAACTCATCATTATATTATTGTCAATTATACTTTCCGCATTTTTTTCGGGAATGGAAATTGCATTCGTTTCTGCAAATAAACTTCACATAGAATTAGAGAAAAAAAGAGAAGGCTTTATTCCTCAAATTCTAAACAAAATCACTCAAAAATCTTCTAAATTTATTACCACAATGTTGGTTGGTAATAATATATCCTTAGTAATTTATAGTTACTATATGGGTAGGTTTTTAGTAAGAATTCTGCCGCTAGATGGCTATAATGATTTTTCTATTTTACTTATTCAAACCATAATTTCTACAATTATTATTTTAATAACTGCAGAGTTTTTACCAAAAGCAATCTTTAGAATTTATGCAAATGAGGTTCTTAAAATTTTTGCTTTACCTGCCTATTTTTTCTATGTATTGTTTCATTTTTTCTCTGAGTTTATAACCTTAATTTCAGATTTTTTTCTGAAAGTATTTTTCAAAACAGATGCAGATGAACAGCAAGTTGAATTTAGTAAAGAGGAATTAGGAAATTATATTACAGAACAACTAGAAACTGGTACTGATGAAGAATTAGACTCTGAAATACAAATTTTTCAAAACGCTTTAGAGTTTCACAATGTAAAGGCAAGAGAAGTTATGGTTCCTAGAACCGAGATTATAGCTGTAGAAATTCACGAAAAAGTATCAGTATTAAAAAAGATTTTTATCGAGACCGGTTTGTCTAAAGTGCTGGTTTATAAAACATCTATGGATGATGTGATTGGTTATGTAAATGCTTTTGAATTATTTAAAAAACCAAGAACTATAAAATCTATTTTACTACCTGTAGAAATTGTACCAGAATCTATGATGATTAATGATATTTTAAATATCTTAATGAAAAAGAGAAAAAGTATAGCAGTAGTTGTAGATGAATACGGTGGTACTTCTGGAATGATTACTGTAGAAGATATCGTCGAAGAATTGTTTGGCGAAATTGAAGATGAACACGATTCTCAAGTGTTTCTAGAAGAAAAAATAAACGATTCAACATTTAATTTTTCTGCAAGATTAGAAGTAGATTATTTAAATGAAGAATACGATTTAAGCATTCCGAAGTCTGAAGCTTACGAAACTCTAGGTGGTTTTATTATCGAACATACAGAAAGTATACCAGAAGAGAATGAAGTAGTTGATATAGAAGGTTTCGAGATAAGAATTTTAAATATAAGTGGCGCAAAAATAGACGACGTTTGCTTAAAAATTATCGATACAGAAGATTAG
- a CDS encoding peptidylprolyl isomerase: MAILSKIRERSMFLIIIIGLALFAFVLDPSTLGDFFNSSKVNEVGEVNGEAISTQEFAKELEQYKQQTGGRVSEMQAAKNVWDNIVRKKIYKNQLNEAGITVGEQDVWNEVINSPSVQNNPQFLNEAGLFDEGKFKTFLADTKANNEQMWAAWSGYMNQVKNNAETNTYNKLVTAGLGASLKEGETEYLIENTKLSGKFVYIPYSSISDSLVKIKKSEIASYIKDNKSQFKVEAARDLSYVKFNILATPEDEAVIKQNVASLIEDSLDRNNDKRLGLKNATEYKEFLEENNSDINLDLGYKFNASVNQTVAKDIFAGKEGDVFGPYKDQGYFKISKITEVTKMPDSVKASHILIPFVGSQAAPQDVTRTKEEAKILADSLLTVVKRRKSKFADLAKEFSSDKVSGEKGGDLDWFNYNRMTPAFRDFSFTNKKGSLGVVETPFGYHVVSVDDTKNNQTVLKLATYGKQIVPSEATENAVFQEAEQFALAISKTDDYATLAKDKNYSLRSAVGLQVLDENVPGLGNQRQIVSWAFSGDSEVGSFKRFDLEGSYVVAVVTAETEKGLMPVEKAINRVRPILTNKKKAALISEKLNGSSLEEIAKANNTTVRTATNVDLKNSSLSGVGVEPKVVGAMYGAKENQLYKGIEGNRGVFSFELNKRELPTALPNYEANRKKIAESRKRLTFKIYEAIKKASDIEDNRANMYVSN; this comes from the coding sequence ATGGCAATTTTATCAAAAATTAGAGAACGCTCAATGTTCTTGATTATCATAATTGGTTTAGCACTTTTTGCTTTTGTATTAGATCCTTCTACTTTAGGAGATTTTTTTAATTCAAGTAAAGTGAATGAAGTAGGAGAAGTGAACGGAGAAGCTATTTCTACACAAGAATTTGCAAAAGAATTAGAGCAATACAAACAACAAACAGGTGGTAGAGTTTCTGAAATGCAAGCTGCAAAAAATGTTTGGGATAACATTGTAAGAAAAAAAATATATAAAAATCAGTTAAACGAAGCTGGTATTACTGTTGGAGAGCAAGATGTTTGGAACGAAGTAATCAATTCTCCGTCAGTTCAAAATAATCCGCAGTTTTTAAACGAGGCTGGTTTGTTTGATGAAGGAAAGTTTAAAACATTCTTAGCAGATACAAAAGCAAACAACGAGCAAATGTGGGCAGCTTGGTCTGGTTATATGAACCAAGTTAAAAATAATGCAGAAACAAATACTTATAATAAGTTAGTTACTGCTGGTTTAGGTGCTTCATTAAAAGAAGGTGAAACAGAATATTTAATCGAAAATACAAAGTTAAGTGGTAAGTTTGTGTACATACCTTACAGCAGTATTTCTGATAGTTTGGTTAAAATTAAAAAATCTGAAATTGCATCTTACATTAAAGATAATAAAAGTCAGTTTAAGGTAGAAGCAGCTAGAGATCTTTCTTATGTAAAATTCAATATTCTTGCTACACCAGAAGATGAAGCTGTAATTAAGCAGAATGTTGCAAGTTTAATTGAAGATTCTTTAGATAGAAACAACGATAAAAGATTAGGTTTAAAAAATGCTACTGAATACAAAGAGTTTTTAGAAGAAAATAATTCTGATATTAATTTAGATTTAGGTTATAAATTCAATGCGTCAGTTAATCAAACAGTAGCCAAAGATATTTTTGCAGGTAAAGAAGGTGATGTTTTTGGTCCTTATAAAGATCAAGGATATTTCAAAATATCTAAAATTACAGAAGTTACTAAAATGCCAGATTCTGTAAAAGCTAGTCATATTTTAATACCTTTTGTTGGTTCTCAAGCAGCGCCACAAGATGTTACAAGAACTAAAGAAGAAGCAAAAATACTTGCAGATAGTTTATTAACTGTTGTTAAAAGAAGAAAAAGTAAGTTTGCCGATTTAGCAAAAGAATTTTCTTCGGATAAAGTTTCTGGAGAAAAAGGCGGAGACTTAGATTGGTTTAATTACAATAGAATGACACCAGCTTTTAGAGATTTTAGTTTTACAAACAAAAAAGGATCTTTAGGTGTAGTAGAAACTCCTTTTGGTTACCATGTTGTAAGTGTAGATGATACAAAAAACAATCAAACAGTTTTAAAATTAGCAACATATGGTAAACAAATAGTGCCATCAGAAGCTACAGAAAATGCTGTTTTTCAAGAAGCAGAACAGTTTGCTTTAGCAATTTCTAAGACAGATGATTATGCTACTTTAGCTAAAGATAAAAATTATAGCTTAAGATCTGCAGTAGGTTTACAAGTGTTAGATGAAAATGTTCCTGGTTTAGGAAACCAAAGACAAATTGTTTCTTGGGCATTTAGCGGAGATTCTGAAGTTGGTAGCTTTAAGCGTTTTGATTTAGAAGGTAGTTATGTAGTTGCTGTAGTAACAGCAGAAACCGAAAAAGGTTTAATGCCAGTTGAAAAAGCAATTAACAGAGTAAGACCAATTTTAACTAATAAAAAGAAAGCGGCTTTAATTTCAGAAAAATTAAACGGAAGTTCTTTAGAAGAAATAGCAAAAGCAAATAATACAACTGTAAGAACAGCTACAAATGTAGATCTTAAAAATTCTTCACTTTCTGGTGTAGGAGTAGAGCCTAAGGTAGTTGGTGCAATGTATGGTGCTAAAGAAAACCAATTATACAAAGGTATAGAAGGTAATAGAGGTGTATTTTCTTTTGAATTAAATAAAAGGGAATTACCAACGGCTTTACCAAATTATGAAGCTAATAGAAAAAAGATTGCTGAATCTAGAAAGAGATTAACTTTTAAGATTTACGAAGCAATTAAAAAAGCTAGCGATATAGAAGATAATAGAGCTAACATGTATGTTTCTAATTAA
- the rho gene encoding transcription termination factor Rho: MFEISELKAKTLAELQNVAKSIGLTKTSQLKKLDLVYQILDTQAANPSKAKAAVSPKKENVEKTEKPKRKRVTKKAVASEKVNTEESTAKTDEKNTEAVTKERAKPNPRPQKKPVAKKEVKVEDTAKENVAPKKNVVSKKEDKTETKTVNQPNKPQHNRNNNQPNNKQKNNNRDKNSNRNNGNKSNNRYRDPDFEFDGIIESEGVLEMMPDGYGFLRSSDYNYLSSPDDIYVSQSQIKLFGLKTGDTVRGNVRPPKEGEKYFPLIRVSKINGLNPNIVRDRVSFEHLTPLFPQEKFNLAEKGSSLSTRIIDLFSPIGKGQRGMIVAQPKTGKTMLLKDVANAIAANHPEVYQIVLLIDERPEEVTDMKRNVRGEVVASTFDEPADKHVKVANIVLEKAKRLVECGHDVVILLDSITRLARAYNTVAPASGKILSGGIDANALHKPKRFFGAARNIENGGSLTIIATALTETGSKMDEVIFEEFKGTGNMELQLDRNISNRRIYPAIDLIKSSTRRDDLLLDAQTVQRMWVLRKYLADMNPIEAMEFINDRIKFSKNNEEFLISMNG; encoded by the coding sequence ATGTTCGAAATCTCAGAACTAAAAGCAAAAACTCTTGCTGAATTACAAAATGTTGCCAAATCTATTGGTTTAACAAAAACTAGTCAGTTAAAAAAATTAGACCTAGTTTATCAAATTTTAGATACACAAGCAGCCAATCCTTCTAAAGCAAAGGCTGCCGTTTCACCTAAAAAGGAAAATGTAGAAAAAACAGAAAAACCTAAAAGAAAACGTGTAACTAAAAAAGCTGTTGCTTCTGAAAAAGTTAATACCGAAGAAAGCACTGCTAAAACGGATGAAAAAAATACGGAAGCAGTAACAAAAGAAAGAGCTAAACCAAATCCTAGACCTCAGAAAAAGCCAGTAGCTAAAAAAGAAGTTAAGGTAGAAGATACTGCTAAAGAAAATGTTGCTCCTAAGAAAAATGTTGTAAGCAAAAAGGAAGATAAAACAGAAACCAAAACTGTGAATCAACCAAATAAACCGCAGCATAATAGAAACAACAATCAACCAAACAATAAGCAAAAAAATAACAATAGAGATAAAAACTCTAATAGAAATAACGGTAATAAGTCGAACAATAGATACAGAGATCCTGATTTTGAATTCGACGGAATAATAGAAAGTGAAGGAGTTTTAGAAATGATGCCTGATGGTTATGGTTTCTTAAGATCTTCTGACTATAATTACCTATCGTCTCCTGATGATATTTATGTTTCTCAATCTCAAATTAAATTATTTGGTTTAAAAACTGGTGACACAGTAAGAGGAAATGTTAGACCACCAAAAGAGGGTGAAAAATATTTTCCTTTAATTAGAGTTTCTAAAATAAATGGATTAAATCCTAATATTGTTAGAGACCGTGTTTCTTTTGAACATTTAACGCCTTTATTTCCTCAAGAAAAATTCAATTTAGCAGAAAAAGGAAGCTCTTTATCTACAAGAATTATCGATTTATTTTCTCCGATAGGAAAAGGACAACGAGGTATGATTGTAGCACAACCAAAAACAGGTAAAACGATGCTTTTAAAGGATGTTGCCAATGCAATTGCAGCTAATCATCCAGAAGTATATCAAATTGTTTTACTGATTGATGAGCGTCCGGAAGAAGTTACGGACATGAAACGTAATGTTCGTGGCGAAGTTGTTGCTTCAACTTTTGATGAACCAGCAGACAAACACGTTAAAGTTGCCAATATTGTTTTAGAAAAAGCTAAACGATTGGTAGAATGTGGACACGATGTTGTAATTCTTTTAGATTCCATTACCCGTTTGGCTAGAGCTTACAATACGGTTGCTCCTGCCTCTGGAAAAATACTTTCTGGTGGTATTGATGCAAATGCATTGCACAAGCCAAAAAGATTCTTTGGTGCTGCTAGAAACATAGAAAATGGTGGTTCTTTAACTATTATTGCTACTGCTCTTACAGAAACAGGTTCTAAAATGGATGAAGTAATCTTCGAAGAGTTTAAAGGAACTGGTAACATGGAACTTCAATTAGATAGAAATATTTCTAATAGAAGAATTTATCCTGCAATCGACTTAATTAAATCTTCTACAAGAAGAGACGATTTATTATTAGATGCGCAAACGGTTCAAAGAATGTGGGTGTTAAGAAAATACTTAGCAGACATGAATCCTATTGAAGCAATGGAATTTATAAATGACAGAATTAAGTTCTCTAAAAATAATGAAGAATTCTTAATATCTATGAACGGATAA